The Sylvia atricapilla isolate bSylAtr1 chromosome 9, bSylAtr1.pri, whole genome shotgun sequence genomic sequence ttaagaaacatgtttcaaatgaaaaatatccttctccaggctgccctTCTCCCATCTCCAATTCTGTTAATTGTAGCTGTTACAGCACAGCTGTAGCGCAGTACAGACATGGGGGGAGGGAGGGCTCCTGGTTCAAGGGCGTCTGGTTCAAGGTTAAGATGAGATAAAGCCATAACTTGCTTTAGATTTATCTATGTCTCATCTCAGCTGGGCGATATCACCCTCTCTTCTTGCTGAGCTGCACTATCTGATGCTGATACTGTGTATCAGCTGACAGACTTCTTGAGCTTTAGTCTTGCCACTGTGATTTCAAAAGATGGCTACAATGAAGTATGGACAAGTATTTAGCACACTGAAGGAAATCTGGAAATAAGTTTTATGGTAATGTGTTTCACAAACATCAGTCAGCTAAACCTGCATCttgtaataaaatattcacaGTTACTGACAGTGAAATTAAGGTTTCAACAATTTCCAGTTCATTCTTAACTGTGTCTTGCTATTTTTATGTTAATTCAGACTATTTTCAATATAATCAGCTGTTTGAAGAGCCTGATggaacattttcaaaagcaactAATTAGAGAAACCAAAGGACCATAAGTTAAATTAGAAATaatctgcagcagaaaatgacTTTAGGGTCTTTATTTTAGGGAGCCAAATATTGTCTTAAGCACAGGAAATGGCTAGAAAATTCAGAGCAGGTTTTGAGAAGATTTCAGCTGAATTCTGGAAGTATAAGGTAGTAAGTAATATTACCCAAGCCAGAAAATATCAAGAGTGCAAAAGCCATTATGTTGATTCTAGAATACTTTCGTCTTCCTGCATTACAGAAGCAGCTAACAGTTCTCTACCGTTAAAGACTGGTCAGAGATTGAAGCTTcagctggagtgagtccagagatGCTCACATCTGGTTTTATGCTTCAGTGACACTGAATCTCAGTAAAGTAAGTTAATAGCTTGGATTTTGATCCTGTTTTGCTCTTGTGCCCTAACAATTAATAGAAATAGTTGTCGTTTGTCTTCCACCAATCATTCTAAAATGTCTTCTTTAAAGGACGTGTTTATTTATGAGAACAGCTtcaagtaattttaattttgtgttcaGAACAAAGGACTCCGCATTTGCAAGTAAATTCACTTACTTGCTTCTGCAGCATCCATATCTGACATACTTCATCAGAGATTCTGATTTATAAATCTTAAATTTATGGCAGATAACCATGGGCCAAAAATACCataattgtaaaatatttggctatgatttcttttattaaatttctgGACATCCATTACAAATGCTATGCAGTATGCAAAATGTATAGGTTTGGATACTCCACTAAGTTTTTGACagcaaaaataagtttttctaAAACAAGGCTGAAAACCATTTATGAATATCCCCTGCTCTATTTTCTATTTACCACCTAAATATTCAAGACAAACCAAAGCTTAACTCCATGTATTATGAAAACTaccatttaaaatttatttatgtttaaaattacctataaaacttttcttctaaaacttAGTTGAGGTATCAGTTGCTTAAATATATTAATCATATTTAGCAGAATCCTATCATCTCTCCTCCTCCTATTTAATCAATAATTACTTTTGCCAGCTACAGGAGAATCAGAAGAGCTTTCTTTTGAGTTATtcagaaagcagtaaaataacATGCAGATACAGCAGCTGACAACATAAGCAGGGTCAGTATTAGGACAAACTGGCCAAAAAGAGCAGCTTTTGGCGTAATTTTAATCAGTCTTTGGGTACATGAAATGTCATGAAGTTtcatatgaaattaaattatccCTTTCTCTTAGCTTATTTTTGTTCCAACTAATCCTCTAACTCTTTATTAAACATTATCTTTACCATCTGCTCTGGGTGAATGTCCAACACCTTGCAGAAGAACTCTGGGCTGATTGGTTTTTATGGGCAACATGATCTGAGTTTTATGCACATACTTAGGATTATGTCAAGGACAAAGAGGATGAATAATCCATTAACTATAATAAGCAGGAACCCGTATCAGTGCAGCTAGAACATGTGTTATGTTTCAAAAGCAAAAGATGAATTAGAGATATGTGGATCATAAAATACCCATAACCCAGGACCCTCTCTATACCAGGACATCATTTCCATATGTACACACTCCACTAAACAGCATTCCTGAAAGTGATGTCTCATTCTTGATGAATCAGACTTTATAGTGCTGAAATGGCATTTACAGATctacaaaatgcaaagaaatagCTCTGCTGAGTTGGGCATTTCCTCTAAGATGGAACAGATGGTAGCAAAATATCTGTCCCGTGCATAGATCTTTCAACCACATCTATATGGTCAATAATACAACTTTACTCTATTTTGATACTTCCAGTAAGCTTCTAAAATAAATCATCAAAGAACTGCTGCTGTTTAAattcacaattaaaaaatttacaCTTAAAAAAGTAATGGTCAAAAGTTAGTCAAATGTTGCTATCAATTAGATCCAGTTATTGCTTCCACTCTTTGTTTACCAAAAACACTAAAATAAGATTATCACTATTAATTAGTGATATTTAGTGTAATGTGTATCAGCCCACCAAGACTGCATTTGCCACaaaacacataattttaaaactttgcttCCTTGCTTGCAAAGTTCATGTAATTACTCGCCTTTTTCACCTTTCCACATCTGCCATAATTTGTCTTCCTCTGGCTAACCTTTCAGACAAAAGTATTTACCTTCTCTTCACTATAAAGGTTTATGATCCTAAAATGAACAAGTATGATGGTATTTGATAACAGTATatttacaacagaaaatatCTGGACAATATGTCTTTACTCATCTCCTTTGATGCAGAAGGTCTGCACCATATATCCTTGCATTATGCTCTAAGGTGTCATGACTGACTATTCTTCTAAACATTTTCAGCAACTTGTTGAGAATTATTTGACTCACAATGAGCAGCATATTTCACTGCTGTAACATTCCATATATGAAGGGAAGGATCAAAGTTCTCCACTGGTAGACGTCATCTGGATTCTGTTGATTTCAATAGTACTGTGTTGATTTGAGTCAATGGTGTGATCTGTACACTTTTAGAATCAAGGAAAGAGTAAGGACTCTGAGAGAGGTAGTCATTACTAGCTGGATGTGCTGCTAAAGATGGTGAGAATTGTCCAGCTGAGAGCTTTGACTGGCTACTGGAGGCTGTATTAAATCCTAGTATTCAAACCTCAGTACTACATGCGCTTTGGCTGACCAGGGACCTTCACTTCTTTACCTGTTCCTGTAGTACACACTAGGGGCAAAACAAACTTAGAAGCAAATCACAGAAACCATGATCCATGAACCATGCTTCAGACCACTGCCCTCATAGCTCACTGGATTAAAGGGAGATCAGATTAGACCCAAGATCATTTACTGTATGGGGACCTACTCAAGTTGCTTACCCTAATCTAAATCTCAAGTGTGCTAAACAACAGATAAAAATCTGCACAATAATTACATTGCTCAGGTGCTTGGTAAACTTACTGTCCTATAGTTCCAGATTAGTGACCAGTTTAGAAACAAAACctagtaataaataaaaaataatacagctgAAAAAGCCCAAAATAGCATTATAGTAAGCTACAAACAATAACCTAGTATCTTCCTCTCCAATTCCTCTAGCCATGGGCAACATTCAGTGATAGTTATAGGTGGGCAAGGAAGAATCCAGTatgtttatttcacagaatttccCATGTAAATAATTAGCTGCTTAACACACACCCAAGAGTTCTTCCTAGACGAACAAGTCTTTGTGAATCCTTCAGTTCAGAATACAAACTTCATTACtaaatgaaagaataaacatATACATAATATTCATAAAAATCTCATCTAAGATAGGATATTATCATTCTTAAATAGACAGAAAAATGGGTTCCAAACACTCAAGTTTAGTCAGAGGTCTGGGCCACTCAGCAGAAGACATCCCTATCAGCTCTGATACTAAACACTGAATTTCAAAGTCTCTTCAAAAGTACAGAAGGGAGTTACTTTTTTACTGCTAATGCTTTCATTAAACCTCTTTttatgaagggaaaataaaggtaCTTTCCAGTGCCAATTTTCAACCCAGTgggaattttaaaacaaaagataaatGTAGTGAGATAAATCGAGAAAGTGTCTCTCCCCTCCCTAATTCTTATTACCTACATACATGCATGATTTAGCTGAGGTAGaaggacagtgggaggtgaagAAAAATCTTCTCAAAAATAACAACTATGAAAgtataaaaaaaggaaagcaaaagagtTATGTAAAGTGTTAAAGGGTAATAAAGATTTCATTTATATCTTAACTGTTAGCAGGAGTAATACACAAAATGGATTTGTTTTAGGTTACCAGCTTTTATCCAGATTATCCAGACTATCAGCATCTGGTTTAAGTCCCCAATGCAACCATCTGTAGTAATGTCACATAAAGGATTTAGCCTTATCTGACATTTGTAATGAATATATGgatggaagaagaggaaggagtgTGACACAGGCTACAATTGTTAAACCTTAAAATCAGGTGAAACCACATCTTTATTTGCTGATTCTAACCATGaggttttttacttttcaaacaTTAGCATTTGTATTGAAAAACAACACATCTTcattgattttttaaagaagagcaggcaaactgagaaaaatatttttatatttgaccTTTTAAACATAATTagaacattaaataaaaataaagcctaCTTCATCATGTTCAGTTATGACAGATGGGTATGATCACAAAAACATCAAAGGCAGGCTTATCCTAATCCTGTAAAGTGGTAAGTGCCTCCTGAAAGGTCCTGAGTGCCTTCTAATCCTACTGAGGATAGGCTGCAAGTGCATCAAGAGGTAATGGGAGCAAGTAACAGAGGTAATAGTGGGCTTTCCTGGCCACATGATGAACAGTTTGTATTAAAAAGATCTGATACATCAGGAAATAACCAGATTTATCTaaacacagaaatcagaaaGTGGGAAGATTTCAGTTTATTCTCCACTCTCAGTCCCACATCATGCAGCCCTAATTCAGAAAACCTGACTTCTCTTCCAGGCTTTGTTACTTGCATAAAATTGCACATTGTCCCGGGTCAATATATTTACCCCTTGGCAACAGTGTCTTCTTTCCACAAATGGTGAAACTGAAGTGACCTCTTCTCAACAGATCATGAAGTTGTGCAAAATTGACAAGACATAAGAATCTATGACCATGATTAGTTTTAACGCATCAAGAATGTATGATGAAAAAGCTGGGGtttaaaccagaaagaaaaactcaAATCCTACAAGATGTTTGGATTTGAGTGTTTCCCATTTAGGTGCAAATActtaggaaagagaaaaggagaataaagGATTCTATCAATTTAAGGCAGGTACCACTAGCTTTGGAAAAACAGCTGAATTGGAATGACTGCTGATCAGGTCAAGTTCAACAAGAAGagtctttttattaaaaaatggcCCAGTGAAAGGTCTTAGTGAAGATCAGGCACTGTGTTTTGAGGTTAGGTGAGATGAGAACACAGTATTGCAGTGGGGTGTAGCAGCTAAACAAACAAGGTATATTGTGACAATGCCAACCATGCCACCCCAGTTTAAAGCAAGTCACACTGCAAAAGTACCCTGTGCAAAGTCACAGATGGTATCCAGTGCAGCCTGAGAACTAAGCCTCAGCCAGTTTTACCTCATTGGAGTGAAACTCTAGAATGTTACCTCTGGTCATACAAGACACGGATATCTGATTTCCTTTGGTGAAACAGCCACAATTAACAGCTGATATTAAAATAAGGCTTCTTCATATGTGTATTATTAGATCTCACATGTCCATGCAGCTCAAGCTTGGAGTTTTTTTTCAGGTATCCAGATACCTGTTACCAGGCAGAGTGTCACTAATGCCTACATTTTATAAATTTGCATGAGACACTTTTATAACACATGCTGTATTGGCACCATTACCCAATAGTGCATGCAATTactttgttgttgctgttgttgcaGAGGGCCAATCTCtaacaaattaaatttagaGAAGGGAAATAGGCTTATATGCAAATGGAATTAAATGCTGACACAAGGATAAAACAGCCCTGGATTTAGAGAGGGCTCTCCCCCCGACTTTTTAACCAATCATTAGATTTAAATTGAACAGACAGATTCATCTTTGATTTAACTCCACTGTAATCAATGGAACTGCAGCAGGGATGAACCCGAAGCAATATGGTTTTGACAGGTTTCATGCAGTGGCTATCCAAAATGAAGTAGAtgaaacagattatttttttttttgcttataatTTATGAAATTATATTACTATTCCCAAATCCCTACATCAAGGAAATTAGTTGGTGTATAAAAATGGATAAAGTAGGCAGTTGCATGCCAAATACCAACTGCTGACCACAGCTCTGTACCCAAATATGCAAAGCCAAATATTTATCTGACTTACCTGTGATCCAGAACAAGCTCCCCAATGGTGTCAGAACAGCTGGATTATTGTATGGTTTCTCCTCAATGTCACTTGAGCTGCATAAAAAGAACGGAGTATATTTACTATCTCTATAATGTTAGTATCACATATGAATAGTGGATGAACTTAGAAAAGTATGTTCTTTGATAATCTATAGAAATCCTAGGAGGAATAATGACTGTTCATCTGATCATTGCATTATACAAGAAACGCATTTGAGTGTTGCATTTTGTGCCTTTGTTACATGACTGCTCCTAGACATTGcctcctcccttctctctctccactCACACATCTTTTGGGGAAGAATAAATTGTTTATCAAAATACTTAGTAAATAAATGTAGGACCAAAAGACTCTGACCACATGCACCCTATATGGAGCTAATGAGAACTAAGGATTATTGCTCATACCAATCTCACAGACTCTGattttttcagcagtttgtttttgaGCATCAACAccacttcatttttctctctcttcctagTTTTCCATTGCTTCTTTTCAGCTGACAGTTCATTGCTTCTTCATTTATTCATGGTCtcagttttttggttttaaggATTCTTTATTCAATGGTAAGTTCAGACATATAACAGTTTGTTATTCCACACAGCTTTAGTACTTCTCTGCACTAAAGCCACCAAATGACACAGAGAACTTCTGACTTCTGTATGGGTATGTAGCTTTATCCTTCTTGTGTCAGAGTTCCACTCTTACATtgtttttccccacaaaaagTTTTAGCTTCTTTTTCACTGTATATGTACACGTAATGCTATTTTTGGTAACTGCTAATGGTTAATCAACTATACATGAAGAAGCATAACAGACTTCCTGCTGGCTCCTATGGCATGGACATCATCAGCCAGAGTTTGCAGATGATCCTCTTGAAATATTAAGAGTAGGCAATGCTTTTCACTTGGAGGTCCACAATAGGTCCCTAAGGTAAGTTTATTGTCAGAAAGTAAGCCCATGCATCAAACATTCATTAACTGCTGCAGTGGAGAtatcctcagctggcagagtAGCCTTGGGACTATAGGTACACTAGGCAAAGACAGCAAAGCAGACaaatttcaaaaagcaaaaataatttcaaagcaaaCCCAATTCAGATCGAACAGCCCTAGTGAAACATGTATTTCCTTTGAATAACTTGTCTTTAAAGATATACCTATGTAAAAAGAAGAGGTAGGAATCTAACAAGGCCTAGCATGGAACTAGATTAATGATCTTTATTTACACTGCCTGTTCTGTAGCAAATCAGTAGGGACACAAAACAGCGCTTATCAGTGCTATTATACTGAATAAAAGTGCTTGAATCAGGTCTAAAGCACACACaaacttctcttcctttcctcaaATATATGTACTTCCTCCAAAAGCACAAAACAGGTATTTGTTACAACTGCATTTTGCTCACTACAGATGTTTGAAAGTATAATCAGAATTACTTTGTCAACATGCAGTCCTTTGAAAATATGTACAACAGAGAGAATTACTGTGGTATcgtgtatttttaatgtaaaactAGTTTTAAAAAAGGTATGAAGATATAAGTCAATAAAAAGTGTGGAAAGCAACTGCTTTTATAATACACATCCAGctttaaagagaaagagaagatacTACCTTTGCAAGTATGTCACTATATAACTTATaggaaaattaagatttttcatttcagctacTAATAGTTTCCAGAACATAAAGCATGAATATTGAGTACTCCCTCTTTTCAAGCAGTAAAAGTCTCAAGTTTTTACCCCATTCATATTTGTTATCACATTCCAGTAATTTGTATTTCATTGATTTCAAAACATAGAAAATGATCCAtcaaaataatgcattttatagATGTTACAAACTGTATTAAAATCCTTCTACATTTTCCACCACAAAATCTACAGTAATTTTCAAGTAATATAACTCCATGCTTACTTTCTGGAGATCTAATTCTAAACATTTAATTCTGTTCAGTGACTCAGTACCGTCTGGTAGTACCACACTCAACAGCATTCATTCTTCTTATTGAAAAAAGCAGAGTTAGAGATGGTAACTGATACTTGCATGAATTCAGGAATCTAAGTAAAACTAAGATACTGGATGTCTGTTCATTAAGAAGTCAAACTGGCATTCAACTGCCCCTTTAAATATTACTAATAATAGTAAGAAAGTTTTCAACTCAAACGTTATAAGcatgatttcttttcctaatctctcaacagatgaaataaaaagagcattttaagAAGTGACACATGCATCAAATCCAGTACCTGAGAAAAAACTTGCTGGGTTATTGTCAACCTAATAGAATAATGTTCTGCTTGCCTTCAAACTTCAAAGTAAGTGGCCCattaatttttaactctttcttCCATGCCAGCtttgaatttattatttttgcctgCCAAAATACCTGAATTGATCTGTGGTTGCAAGAATACACGTCTCCACATGTTTCTTGTGTCTGCAAAGAATCAGTTTCAAAACCAGTTAGAGAATTTGAACTGAAGGGGATCTGTCCATAAAATCAGTTATACCATTTCATGAACATGCTATAGGGTATTAtgctgaaataataaatacaagaaACTTTAGTACTCTTTAAAACGCTTTTGAGGCCTGCGGGTGCCCGGCTGCTGCCCGAGAAGGGCTCTCTGTGCCCTGGAGCCCCCGCCGGGCTGTCCGTGCACACCGTGCCAACGCCAGggcagctgcccctgccccagcccctgccccagcccctgcctctgcctctgcctctgcccctgccccagcccctgccccagcccctgcctctgcccctgcctctgcctctgcccctgcccctgcccctgcccctgcctctgaaagtgcccctgcctctgcccctgcccctgcctctgcccctgcctctgcccctgcccctgcccctgcctctgcccctgcccctgcccctgcccctgcctctgcccctgcccctgcctctgcccctgcccctgccccagcccctgcctctgcccctgccccagcccctgcccctgcccctgcccctgcccctgccccagcccctgcccctgcccctgccccagcccctgcccctgcccctgcctctgcctctgcccctgcccctgcccctgccccagcccctgcccctgcccctgcctctgcctctgcctctgcccctgcccctgcccctgcccctgcctctgaaactgcccctgcccctgcctctgaaactgcccctgcctctgcctctgcccctgcccctgcctctgcctctgcctctgcccctgcccctgcccctgcctctgaaactgccccagcccctgcccctgcccctgcccctgcctctgaaactgcccctgcccctgcctctgaaactgcccctgcccctgcctctgcctctgcccctgcctctgcctctgcccctgcccctgcccctgcccctgcctctgaaactgcccctgcccctgcccctgcccctgcctctgcctctgcccctgcctctgcctctgcctctgcctctgcctctgcctctgcccctgccccagcccctgcccctgcccctgcccctgcccctgcctctgcctctgtccctgcccctgcccctgcctctgcctctgcccctgcccctgcccctgcccctgcccctgcccctgcccctgccccagcccctgcctctgcccctgcccctgcccctgcccctgcctctgaaactgcccctgcccctgcccctgcccctgcctctgcctctgcctctgcctctgcccctgcctctgcctctgcccctgcccctgcccctgcctctgcctctgcctctgcccctgcccctgcccctgccccagcccctgcccctgcccctgcccctgcccctgcctctgcctctgtccctgcccctgcccctgcctctgcctctgcccctgcccctgcccctgcccctgcccctgcccctgccccagcccctgcctctgcccctgcccctgcccctgcctctgcctctgcctctgcctctgcccctgcctctgcctctgcccctgcccctgcccctgcccctgcctctgcctctgcccctgcccctgccccagcccctgcccctgcccctgcctatgcccctgcctctgcccctgcccctgcctctgcctctgcccctgccccagcctctgcctctgcccctgcccctgcccctgcccctgcctctgcctctgtccctgcccctgcccctgcctctgcctctgcccctgcccctgcccctgcccctgcccctgccccagcccctgcctctgcccctgcccctgcccctgcccctgcctctgaaactgcccctgcccctgcccctgcccctgcctctgcctctgcctctgcctctgcccctgcctctgcccctgcccctgcccctgccccagcccctgcccctgcccctgcccctgcccctgcctctgcctctgtccctgcccctgcccctgcctctgcctctgcccctgcccctgcccctgcccctgccccagcccctgcctctgcccctgcccctgcccctgcccctgcctctgaaactgcccctgcccctgcccctgcctctgcctctgcctctgcctctgcccctgcctctgcctctgcccctgcccctgcccctgcccctgcccctgcctctgcctctgcccctgcccctgccccagcccctgcccctgcccctgcctctgcccctgcctctgcccctgcccctgcctctgcctctgcccctgccccagcctctgcctctgcccctgcccctgcccctgcccgccacagctggaaaagggcCGGCTGAACCACAGCTGCCAACGGTACGCAGCTCTCGCACGGACATTACATCTTCTACTAGAAACACTCCCTCGTCATTTTTCCCCAATGCTTGAAGTTTATGACTCTTTTATCCGAACTAAATGATGTTCCTAAAGAAAGTTTTATATTCCTTTAAGAAGAAAGTAGTAAAATGGAGAGTTGGATAAGAGTCttttatgcaaaacaaaacaaaatattcaaaatatgcAATAGTGTAACCATTATAGATATCTAATATGGAATTAAAAATAGGTTCATTTTGAAAAACC encodes the following:
- the LOC136365168 gene encoding glycine-rich protein 1-like, with translation MDYSTGYKSDRHHGYLLGQLKPVEQASETVVQPALFQLWRAGAGAGAEAEAGAGAEAEAGAGAEAGAEAGAGAGAGAGAGAEAEAGAGAGAGAGAEAEAGAEAEAEAEAGAGAGAVSEAGAGAGAGAEAGAGAGAGAGAGAEAEAGAGAGTEAEAGAGAGAGAGAGAGAGAGAEAGAEAEAEAEAGAGAGAGAVSEAGAGAGAGAEAGAGAGAGAGAGAGAEAEA
- the LOC136365230 gene encoding fibroin heavy chain-like gives rise to the protein EAGAGAGAGAGAGAGAGAEAEAGAGAGTEAEAGAGAGAGAGAGAGAGAGAEAEAEAGAGAGAEAEAGAEAEAEAEAGAGAGAGAVSEAGAGAGAGAEAGAGAGAGAGAGAGAGAGAEAEAGAGAGTEAEAGAGAGAGAGAGAGAEAEAEAEAEAEAGAEAEAGAGAGAGAVSEAGAGAGAGAEAEAGAEAEAGAGAVSEAGAGAVSEAGAGAGAGAGAVSEAGAGAGAEAEAEAGAGAEAEAGAVSEAGAGAVSEAGAGAGAGAEAEAEAGAGAGAGAGAGAGAEAEAGAGAGAGAGAGAGAGAGAGAGAGAGAGAGAEAGAGAGA